One genomic segment of Triplophysa rosa linkage group LG22, Trosa_1v2, whole genome shotgun sequence includes these proteins:
- the lim2.1 gene encoding lens intrinsic membrane protein 2.1 — protein sequence MYSFMGGGLFCAGVGNILLIVSTATDYWMQYRHSNNYMHQGLWRYCMPGKCFTHTDSIAYWDATRAFMILSLLACFIGIIVGIMAFIHYSSFDRFDKTFAAGILFFISCFFVFLAMAVYTGVTINYYGKRYGNWRFSWSYIIGWVSVVLTFFSGIFYMCAYRMHECPRSPNPR from the exons ATGTACAGCTTCATGGGAGGAGGGCTGTTTTGTGCAGGAGTGGGCAATATACTCCTGATTGTTTCCACAGCAACAGATTATTGGATGCAGTACCGTCATTCAAACAACTACATGCATCAGGGGCTGTGGAGATACTGCATGCCTGGAAAAtgcttcacacacacagacagcatTG CATACTGGGATGCTACAAGAGCATTCATGATCTTGTCTCTGTTGGCCTGCTTTATTGGCATCATCGTCGGTATTATGGCTTTCATCCATTACTCCTCCTTTGACAGGTTTGATAAAACCTTTGCTGCAGGCATTCTGTTCTTTATCTCAT GCTTTTTTGTATTTCTGGCTATGGCTGTTTACACTGGAGTTACAATAAATTACTATGGTAAACGCTATGGTAACTGGAGGTTTTCCTGGTCCTACATCATTGGCTGGGTGTCTGTTGTGCTCACTTTCTTTTCAG GAATTTTCTATATGTGTGCATACCGGATGCATGAATGCCCCAGAAGTCCAAATCCTCGTTAG